From a region of the Triticum aestivum cultivar Chinese Spring chromosome 7D, IWGSC CS RefSeq v2.1, whole genome shotgun sequence genome:
- the LOC123170328 gene encoding myb family transcription factor MPH1, which produces MRGLERRGVRQYNRSDEPRMRWTEELHRQFIEAVDCLGGQDEATPKRILQLMGTKGVSISHIKSHLQMYRSSSSGGGSGSSNPPYASVNRRQDHCIDGNITATSASDWIDIPSYAVFGRGHHSMSPPCQIPSIEEVFRSWEQSRGRLQWNSSGMLNTPEKATGWSHHANGKMCQKQQRAAVGCDLALSVGRWEEEVASSDTDISSTTTEEAVVPARGYGASGHRRPEASADLNLDLNLDLAISSSWL; this is translated from the exons ATGAGAGGATTAGAGAGGAGGGGCGTCCGGCAGTACAACCGGTCGGATGAGCCACGGATGCGTTGGACGGAGGAGCTTCACCGGCAGTTCATCGAGGCCGTCGACTGCCTCGGCGGCCAGGACG AGGCAACACCAAAGCGAATTCTTCAGCTGATGGGCACAAAGGGAGTCAGCATATCTCACATCAAAAGCCATCTCCAGATGTACAGATCAAGCtctagcggcggcggcagcggcagcagcaacccACCCTATGCATCAGTGAATCGTCGTCAAGATCACTGCATCGATGGGAACATCACGGCAACGTCGGCTTCAGACTGGATCGACATTCCCTCTTACGCTGTGTTTGGTCGCGGCCACCACTCGATGTCACCGCCGTGCCAAAT ACCGTCCATCGAGGAGGTTTTCAGGAGCTGGGAGCAGAGTAGAGGGCGGCTGCAATGGAACTCCTCCGGCATGCTAAATACACCAGAGAAG GCGACTGGCTGGTCACATCACGCTAATGGCAAGATGTGTCAGAAGCAGCAGCGGGCAGCGGTGGGGTGTGACCTGGCGCTATCGGTTGGCcggtgggaggaggaggtcgcGAGTAGTGACACTGACATCTCGAGCACGACCACTGAGGAGGCCGTCGTGCCGGCAAGGGGTTATGGGGCTAGTGGCCACCGCCGCCCTGAGGCTTCCGCTGATCTGAACCTCGACCTGAACCTCGATCTTGCCATCTCATCTTCTTGGCTCTGA